The following DNA comes from Streptococcus pasteurianus.
ATTCTGTTTACGATTTTGTGGCGGAAGCCAGTCAAGCAATTATGGAGATTGCTAGTCGTGGCAAAGTACCTATTATCGTTGGTGGTACAGGCTTGTATTTGCAGAGCTTACTTGAAGGGTATCACTTAGGTGGCGAGGTTGACCAAGAAAAACTATTGGCTTATCGTAAAGACTTGGAACAATTATCAGATGAGGTTTTATTTGAAAAAATAGCAGATCTGGGAAAAAAGATTCCAGAGATAAATCGTCGTCGTGCCATTCGTGCCTTGGAACTAGCCAAATTTGGGCAAAATCTTGAAAACAAAGAAACGAATTACGAGGCGCTTCTCATTGGGTTAAATGATGACCGTCAGGTGCTTTATGACCGTATCAATCACCGTGTTGACCTGATGCTTGAAAAGGGTATTTTGGATGAAGCCAAATGGCTTTATGATAATCACCGTAATGTTCAAGCAGCGCGAGCGATTGGTTATAAAGAGCTTTTTCCATATTTTACAGGCGACGCTTCTTTGGAAGACTGTGTCGAAAAACTCAAGCAGAACACACGCCGTTTCGCCAAGCGCCAATTGACGTGGTTCAGAAATCGCATGGCTGTCAATTTTTACACTGTTTCAGAAGTTGATTTTAAAGAAACTGTTATTCAAGAAGTTAACAAATTTTTAAAATAGAGAGAATTATGTGCGACGCACTTTTTTGTCATAGAGATTATAATGAAATGTCAGAAGAGAGTAACAGGGTTTCTCCTACTTTTTGGAACTTTTTATGTTATAATGATAGTTACGGATTAAAGAGAAAGGGGTGAGCAGATGATTGAAACAAGCAAGCGTCAGGAGCGTGTTATTTTACTAGGTGTTGAGTTGCCAGAGACGGAAAATTTTGAGATGTCAATGGAAGAATTAGCTTCTCTAGCTAAGACGGCAGGGGCAGAAGTTGTCTCTTCTTATCGTCAAAAGCGTGAAAAATACGACAGTAAGTCTTTGATTGGTTCGGGCAAATTAGCCGAGATTAAAGCGATTGTGGAGGCTGATGAGATTGACACCGTTATTGTCAATGACCGCTTGACTCCTCGGCAAAATGTCAATTTGGAAGTTGAACTTGGTGTCAAAGTGATTGACCGTATGCAGTTAATTCTGGATATTTTTGCCATGCGGGCACGTAGTCATGAGGGGAAATTGCAAGTTCATCTCGCTCAGCTCAAATATATGTTGCCACGTCTTGTCGGACAAGGGGTTATGTTGAGCCGACAAGCTGGTGGTATCGGTAGTCGTGGTCCTGGTGAAAGTCAATTGGAGCTTAATCGCCGCTCAATTCGTCATCAAATTTCAGATATTGAACGTCAACTAAAGGTTGTCGAAAAAAATCGTGAAACAGGTCGTGAAAAACGCACCGAATCACAAGTGTTTAAAATCGGTTTAATTGGTTACACTAATGCTGGAAAATCAACGATTATGAACGTTTTAACCAATGATAAACAGTATGAAGCTGATGAATTGTTTGCAACTTTGGATGCAACAACCAAACAAATTTATTTACAAAATCAATTTCAGGTGACGCTGACGGATACTGTTGGATTTATCCAAAATTTACCGACAGAGCTGGTTGCTGCGTTTAAGTCAACTTTGGAAGAAAGTCGTAACGTTGACCTTTTGTTGCACGTTATTGATGCCAGCGATCCAAATCATGCGGAGCATGAAAAAGTGGTTTTGAATTTGTTAAAAGAGCTAGACATGCTAGATATTCCGCGCCTAGCTGTTTATAACAAAATGGATGTTGCGGAGCATTTGGTGGCAACAGCTTTTCCAAATGTGCGTATTTCTGCGCGTGATAAGGACGCTCGCACACTCTTACGCCGTTTGATTATCAATGAAATTCGTGAGATTTTTGAGCCATTTAGCATTCGTGTTCACCAAAGTCAGGCTTACAAACTGTATGAGTTAAATAAAATTGCTTTGCTAGACCATTATGACTTTGCCCAAGAATACGAAACCATTACTGGCTACATTAATCCTAAAAATAAATGGAGACTAGAAGAATTTTATGACTGATTATATAAGCTTGGCTTTAAAATACGGTGGTTTTACATCACTCGATAAAGTTTATTTACAAAATACCTTGGAGCAGTTGACGGATGAGCAAAAACTCAGTTTTATCACACCGCCACCAAGTGTTATCAATGCTTATTTTGCGGAAATGTATCAAAAACAATCTCCAGAAGCCGCAACAGATTATTATTTTGAATTATCTAAAGAATTGCATTTGTTAAATGCTAACCCATCTTTTGATGAATACAAGCCCTTTATTCGCTTGAATTTATCAGGGAAATCATATGGTTTTACCTATGAAAATGATCAAGAAGTGGCGCGTGTTTTTTCTGAAAAGAATGAGACGTTAGCTATAGATATTTTGTTTGAATTGGCACAGGTTTTCCCACAATACAAGGTTTACGTGGAAGAAGGACACATAAAGATGTCAAAAATGGATTTTAATGAAGAAGTCCTTGAGGACCTAACGCCACAAGAAAGTCTGCTCGGCCATGTTTCAAAATTAAAAGGAAATGTGGTTAAGCTACAAAGTTTTAATCGTGATGAATTAGTAGAATTACTAGCTCACTACAAAGGACAAGTTTATTATACCTTTGATCATCGTGAGTTCATCGCTTATGTAAAAGTACAGTAGAGGAAAGGAGATAAAAACTTCGGTTTTTATCATTATAGAATGGAATTACAATTTTTGGGAACAGGAGCGGGTCAGCCATCAAAGTCACGTAATGTGTCAAGTTTGGTTTTGAAGCTACTTGATGAAATCAATGAGGTCTGGATGTTTGACTGTGGCGAAGGCACACAGCGTCAGATTTTAGAAACAACAATTAAACCGCGTAAAGTTAAGCGCATTTTTATTACGCATCTACACGGAGACCATATTTTTGGTTTGCCTGGATTTTTAGCTAGCCGAGCTTTTCAAGCTAACGAGGAACAAACAGACCTTGAGTTTTATGGTCCTATTGGTATTCGTTCGTATGTTTTAAATAGCTTGCGCTTGTCAGGAGCACGCTTGCCATACCGCATTCATTTCCATGAATTTGACGAGAATAGCCTTGGTAAGGTTATGGAAACTGATAAATTTGTGGTTTATGCAGAAAAACTTGACCATACGATTTTCTGTATTGGTTATCGCGTGATGCAAAAAGATTTAGAAGGAACGCTTGATTCTGAAGCTTTGAAGGCTGCAGGTGTGCCTTTCGGACCACTTTTTGGCAAAATCAAGAGCGGGCAAGATGTTGTTTTAGACGACGGAACAAAAATCATTGCCAAAGATTACATTTCAGCACCAAAAAAAGGAAAAATTATTACCATTTTAGGTGACACACGTAAGACAGATGCTAGTGTTCGTCTTGGTTTGGGAGCTGATATTTTAGTTCACGAATCAACTTATGGTAAAGGTGATGAAAAAATCGCGCGTAAACATGGTCATTCAACGAATATGCAAGCTGCTCAAATTGCCAAAGAGGCCTCAGCTAAAATGCTTTTGCTTAACCACATTAGTGCTCGTTTTCTTGGACGTGAGTGCAAACAAATCGAAAATGACGCCAAAACAGTCTTTGAAAACACACACCTTGTTAAAGATTTGGAAGAAATTAGCTTATGAGAATTATAGCCATTACAGGAGCAACCGGTGGTATTGCTCAAGAAATCGTCAAACATGTACCAGAAGACGATTATGTGATTGCCTTGGGACGTGATTTAAAGAAATTAAAAACACATTATGGTAAACGTTCAAATACAGAGTACTTTGCCCTTGATATGTCAAGCGATGTAGCAATTGCTGAAACGGTTGAAAAAATCTATGCTATCCATGGACGCGTTGATATTTTTATCAATAATGCTGGGTATGGAGATTTTAGTGATTTTGACACTTATACTACGGCGCAAATTCGTGACATGTTTGATATTAAC
Coding sequences within:
- the miaA gene encoding tRNA (adenosine(37)-N6)-dimethylallyltransferase MiaA, which encodes MSEKIKLIVVVGPTAVGKTALGIELAQQFNGEIISGDSQQVYRHLNIGTAKATPEEQAAVPHHLIDVRDVDANYSVYDFVAEASQAIMEIASRGKVPIIVGGTGLYLQSLLEGYHLGGEVDQEKLLAYRKDLEQLSDEVLFEKIADLGKKIPEINRRRAIRALELAKFGQNLENKETNYEALLIGLNDDRQVLYDRINHRVDLMLEKGILDEAKWLYDNHRNVQAARAIGYKELFPYFTGDASLEDCVEKLKQNTRRFAKRQLTWFRNRMAVNFYTVSEVDFKETVIQEVNKFLK
- the hflX gene encoding GTPase HflX yields the protein MIETSKRQERVILLGVELPETENFEMSMEELASLAKTAGAEVVSSYRQKREKYDSKSLIGSGKLAEIKAIVEADEIDTVIVNDRLTPRQNVNLEVELGVKVIDRMQLILDIFAMRARSHEGKLQVHLAQLKYMLPRLVGQGVMLSRQAGGIGSRGPGESQLELNRRSIRHQISDIERQLKVVEKNRETGREKRTESQVFKIGLIGYTNAGKSTIMNVLTNDKQYEADELFATLDATTKQIYLQNQFQVTLTDTVGFIQNLPTELVAAFKSTLEESRNVDLLLHVIDASDPNHAEHEKVVLNLLKELDMLDIPRLAVYNKMDVAEHLVATAFPNVRISARDKDARTLLRRLIINEIREIFEPFSIRVHQSQAYKLYELNKIALLDHYDFAQEYETITGYINPKNKWRLEEFYD
- the rnz gene encoding ribonuclease Z; the protein is MELQFLGTGAGQPSKSRNVSSLVLKLLDEINEVWMFDCGEGTQRQILETTIKPRKVKRIFITHLHGDHIFGLPGFLASRAFQANEEQTDLEFYGPIGIRSYVLNSLRLSGARLPYRIHFHEFDENSLGKVMETDKFVVYAEKLDHTIFCIGYRVMQKDLEGTLDSEALKAAGVPFGPLFGKIKSGQDVVLDDGTKIIAKDYISAPKKGKIITILGDTRKTDASVRLGLGADILVHESTYGKGDEKIARKHGHSTNMQAAQIAKEASAKMLLLNHISARFLGRECKQIENDAKTVFENTHLVKDLEEISL